A stretch of the Geovibrio thiophilus genome encodes the following:
- the glyQ gene encoding glycine--tRNA ligase subunit alpha, translated as MYFQDVILSLQKYWSDRGCVLYQPYDIEVGAGTFNPATFLYCLGPEPWNVAYVEPSRRPTDGRYGENPNRLQHYYQFQVLMKPSPDNIQDLYLDSLRNLGIKPEDHDIRFVEDDWESPTLGAWGLGWEVWLDGMEITQFTYFQQAGGIDLKPVSGEITYGLERITMYLQGVESVYDLKWNKDVSYGDVYHNNEVQYSRHNFEVADTDMLFKLFEMYEKECIRIVETGLPLPAYDYCLKCSHTFNLLDARNAISVTERTGYIGRVRNLAKLCAESYLAMRESMGFPRLKK; from the coding sequence ATGTATTTTCAGGATGTAATTTTAAGCCTACAGAAATACTGGAGCGACAGGGGCTGTGTGCTTTATCAGCCCTATGATATAGAAGTGGGTGCGGGTACTTTCAACCCCGCAACCTTTTTGTACTGCCTCGGTCCCGAGCCGTGGAACGTGGCATATGTCGAACCGAGCCGCCGCCCCACGGACGGACGTTACGGAGAAAACCCCAACAGGCTTCAGCACTACTATCAGTTTCAGGTGCTGATGAAACCGTCACCGGACAACATACAGGATTTGTATCTGGACAGCCTGCGCAACCTCGGCATAAAGCCGGAGGATCACGACATCCGCTTCGTTGAGGATGACTGGGAATCACCCACCCTCGGCGCGTGGGGTCTCGGCTGGGAAGTATGGCTGGACGGCATGGAGATTACTCAGTTCACATATTTCCAGCAGGCGGGCGGCATAGACCTCAAGCCTGTTTCCGGAGAGATAACCTACGGTCTGGAAAGGATAACCATGTATCTTCAGGGCGTGGAATCAGTTTATGATCTCAAATGGAACAAGGACGTCAGCTACGGCGATGTTTACCATAACAACGAAGTGCAGTACTCCAGACATAACTTTGAGGTGGCGGATACGGACATGCTTTTCAAGCTGTTTGAAATGTATGAGAAGGAGTGTATACGCATAGTGGAAACAGGGCTGCCTTTACCCGCCTATGACTACTGCCTGAAATGCTCGCACACGTTTAACCTGCTTGACGCCCGCAACGCTATCAGCGTTACTGAGCGTACAGGCTATATCGGCAGAGTGCGCAACCTCGCGAAACTCTGTGCGGAAAGCTACCTCGCCATGCGCGAGAGCATGGGCTTTCCGAGACTGAAGAAGTAA
- the amrA gene encoding AmmeMemoRadiSam system protein A — MSFDINSQEMSFLLEIARNAIKSSLDKSPFIIPPVPEGLNFKSGCFVTLYLNGRLRGCIGNFRNDMNIVKNIADMAVQAALKDPRFPPVSQGEFDALEFEISVLSPMIPIKSVEEAEVGRDGLYVVKGFNCGVLLPQVATEYGWDKYEFISHTCAKAGLSFDAWKTDDIELYRFEAVVFGEKSV; from the coding sequence ATGAGCTTTGATATAAACAGTCAGGAGATGTCTTTTCTTTTGGAGATCGCGAGAAACGCCATCAAGTCTTCTCTGGATAAAAGCCCGTTCATAATTCCTCCGGTTCCCGAAGGGTTGAATTTTAAAAGCGGATGCTTCGTTACGCTTTATCTGAACGGCAGGCTCAGGGGCTGCATAGGCAATTTCAGAAATGATATGAATATAGTAAAGAACATCGCCGACATGGCTGTTCAGGCGGCGCTTAAGGATCCCCGCTTTCCGCCCGTCTCTCAGGGGGAGTTTGATGCGCTGGAGTTTGAAATATCCGTCCTTTCCCCTATGATTCCCATAAAATCCGTTGAAGAAGCCGAAGTCGGGCGGGACGGGCTTTATGTAGTGAAAGGCTTTAACTGCGGCGTTCTGCTTCCGCAGGTCGCGACCGAATACGGTTGGGACAAGTACGAGTTCATTTCCCACACCTGCGCCAAGGCAGGGCTTTCCTTTGACGCGTGGAAAACCGATGATATAGAGCTTTACCGCTTTGAGGCGGTTGTTTTCGGCGAAAAATCCGTTTAA
- a CDS encoding type II toxin-antitoxin system HigB family toxin — protein sequence MRIIARKTLTEFYTLHPDSRNALEAWFYEAKQAKWQSFNCIKEKYRSVSIISGNRAVFNICGNKYRLIVKLHYTAGLVYIRFIGTHKEYDKINAAEV from the coding sequence ATGAGAATAATTGCCCGGAAAACCTTAACAGAATTTTATACACTACATCCTGACAGCAGAAATGCTCTTGAGGCGTGGTTTTATGAAGCAAAACAGGCAAAATGGCAAAGCTTTAACTGCATAAAGGAAAAGTACCGCAGCGTGAGCATTATCAGCGGGAACAGAGCAGTTTTCAATATATGCGGCAACAAATACAGGCTGATAGTTAAACTGCATTATACCGCCGGGCTGGTTTATATACGCTTTATAGGAACGCACAAGGAATACGATAAAATTAACGCCGCAGAGGTGTAA
- a CDS encoding succinate dehydrogenase, cytochrome b556 subunit — MPRKDLVTYPKKTGYRKHTGMVAWLLHRITGVIIGAYLIMHILGVSGTVSALSSVTGAAVVKALFLVSFSFHAFNGVRIVLMEFGAGAHRENFSKYFMAVVFITIVITVIGAIPIFS; from the coding sequence ATGCCAAGGAAAGACCTTGTTACCTACCCGAAGAAAACCGGGTACCGCAAGCACACCGGAATGGTCGCATGGCTGCTGCACCGTATAACTGGGGTTATAATCGGTGCTTACCTTATTATGCACATTCTCGGCGTTTCCGGAACTGTTTCAGCTCTTTCATCAGTTACCGGCGCCGCAGTTGTGAAAGCTCTGTTCCTCGTGAGCTTCTCGTTTCACGCTTTTAACGGAGTGAGGATAGTCCTTATGGAGTTCGGAGCAGGCGCCCACAGGGAAAACTTCTCCAAATACTTCATGGCAGTGGTTTTTATAACCATCGTCATAACCGTGATCGGCGCGATTCCGATCTTCAGCTAA
- the sdhA gene encoding succinate dehydrogenase flavoprotein subunit → MSVKVEYHKFDVVVVGAGGAGLNAAQVASQHVKTAVVSEVYPTRSHTISAQGGISASLGNLEEDHWHWHMFDTVKGSDYLADQDAAEYMTRRAPEMIIALEHIGLPFSRTPDGKIAQRPFGGHTAEFGKRPVKRACYAADRTGHAMLQNLYEKSVEQGTHFYSEFYALELLVNNGTVNGVLCYDIQNGEFHIFHAKAIVFATGGNCRIYQTNSNAHINTGDGLALAMRKGFSWSDAEFFQFHPTGIYGAGNLITEGVRGEGGILLNKDGERFMERYAPTIKDLAPRDIVSRSMMKEILDGRGVGPKADHILLKIDHIGIEAILEKLPGIHELSLVFAGADCTKEPIPVVPTAHYQNGGIPTGYLTQVIKGNMDGEEYVPGFFAAGECASASVHGANRLGTNSLLDLVVFGRTAGEQAAKFAQENPFVELVEDAGKEGLATLNKFANANGTNTFGPVWEELTRIMQTNVGVFRTEELMVEALEVLDKLEAKMDDFRVVDKSSVYNLDLIEALELNNMILVAKAATKAALARKESRGGHYRDDYPDRDDANFLKHTEVYLEEDGKTPRVDYRKVRMQPLTVEPFPPKARVY, encoded by the coding sequence ATGTCTGTTAAAGTTGAATATCATAAGTTCGACGTGGTTGTCGTGGGTGCCGGCGGCGCAGGGCTCAATGCAGCTCAGGTTGCGTCACAGCATGTAAAAACTGCCGTTGTTTCGGAAGTTTACCCCACAAGAAGCCACACGATCTCCGCTCAGGGCGGCATATCCGCTTCCCTCGGCAACCTTGAGGAAGACCACTGGCACTGGCACATGTTCGATACTGTTAAAGGCAGCGACTATCTTGCCGATCAGGACGCAGCCGAATATATGACAAGAAGAGCACCCGAAATGATCATCGCTCTTGAGCACATCGGTCTGCCTTTCAGCCGTACCCCGGACGGAAAAATAGCACAGAGACCCTTCGGCGGACACACTGCCGAGTTCGGTAAAAGACCCGTTAAAAGAGCATGTTACGCAGCAGACAGAACAGGTCACGCCATGTTGCAGAACCTCTATGAGAAATCTGTTGAACAGGGAACACACTTCTACAGTGAGTTCTATGCACTTGAGCTTCTCGTAAACAACGGTACTGTAAACGGCGTTCTCTGCTACGACATTCAGAACGGCGAGTTCCACATTTTCCACGCCAAAGCGATTGTCTTCGCCACAGGCGGTAACTGCCGTATCTACCAGACAAACTCAAACGCACACATAAACACGGGCGACGGTCTCGCTCTCGCCATGAGAAAAGGCTTCAGCTGGTCTGACGCTGAGTTCTTCCAGTTCCACCCCACAGGCATCTACGGTGCGGGCAACCTCATCACAGAAGGCGTGCGCGGTGAGGGCGGAATCCTCCTCAATAAAGACGGCGAGCGTTTCATGGAGCGTTATGCGCCCACCATTAAAGACCTTGCTCCCAGAGACATAGTTTCACGCTCCATGATGAAAGAGATCCTTGACGGACGCGGCGTCGGTCCCAAAGCCGATCATATCCTCCTCAAGATCGACCACATCGGTATCGAAGCTATCCTTGAGAAGCTTCCCGGCATCCATGAGCTTTCACTCGTTTTCGCCGGCGCTGACTGTACGAAAGAACCCATCCCCGTTGTACCCACTGCCCACTACCAGAACGGCGGTATCCCCACTGGCTACCTCACTCAGGTTATTAAAGGCAACATGGACGGCGAAGAATACGTACCCGGCTTCTTCGCCGCGGGCGAATGCGCTTCCGCTTCCGTGCACGGCGCAAACAGGCTTGGAACCAACTCTCTGCTTGACCTCGTAGTTTTCGGACGTACGGCAGGCGAGCAGGCGGCAAAATTCGCTCAGGAAAACCCCTTTGTCGAACTCGTTGAAGACGCAGGAAAAGAAGGTCTCGCTACTCTTAACAAGTTCGCCAACGCCAACGGAACCAACACCTTCGGACCCGTATGGGAAGAACTCACAAGAATCATGCAGACCAACGTGGGTGTTTTCAGAACAGAAGAACTCATGGTTGAAGCGCTTGAGGTTCTTGACAAGCTTGAAGCAAAAATGGACGACTTCAGAGTTGTGGACAAATCATCCGTTTACAACCTCGACCTCATAGAGGCTCTTGAGCTTAACAACATGATTCTCGTTGCCAAAGCGGCTACCAAGGCTGCTCTTGCAAGAAAAGAATCCAGAGGCGGTCACTATAGGGACGACTACCCCGACAGAGACGACGCGAACTTCCTCAAACACACAGAAGTGTACCTTGAAGAAGACGGCAAAACCCCGAGAGTGGACTACAGAAAAGTGCGCATGCAGCCGCTTACTGTTGAACCGTTCCCGCCTAAAGCCAGAGTATATTAA
- the argF gene encoding ornithine carbamoyltransferase: MKKDFLTLSDWSSEDLKRLVDDAIRLKKERKEGKKHHLLEGKKIALIFEKSSTRTRVSFEAGMYELGGYPLFLSRNDIQIGRGESIKDTARNLSRYVDGIMIRTFEHSKLLELAKYASVPVINGLTDDFHPCQVLADVMTVYELFGTYKVKVAYVGDGNNMANSWLYGAAKFGVDFSVATPEGYECLPAAVEGARKIAETTGAKIETLRDPFEAVKGADVIYTDVWASMGQEEQAEHRKGIFAEYQVNDRLIKATGKKTYFMHCLPAHLGEEVTEEVFESDISVVFDEAENRLHAQKAVMVELMGGNK; encoded by the coding sequence TTGAAAAAAGACTTTCTTACGCTGAGTGACTGGAGTTCCGAAGACCTTAAAAGACTCGTTGATGATGCCATCAGGCTGAAAAAAGAGAGAAAAGAGGGCAAAAAGCATCACCTTCTCGAAGGGAAGAAGATTGCCCTCATATTTGAAAAATCCTCAACCCGTACCCGTGTCTCATTTGAGGCAGGTATGTACGAGCTGGGCGGCTATCCTCTTTTCCTCAGCCGTAACGATATACAGATAGGGCGCGGCGAAAGCATAAAGGACACTGCGCGCAACCTTTCCAGATATGTTGACGGAATAATGATCAGAACTTTTGAGCACTCAAAGCTTCTGGAGCTTGCGAAATACGCCTCCGTCCCTGTCATCAACGGACTCACGGACGATTTTCACCCGTGTCAGGTGCTTGCGGATGTCATGACTGTTTATGAGCTTTTCGGCACATATAAGGTGAAGGTCGCTTACGTGGGCGACGGAAACAATATGGCGAACTCATGGCTTTACGGAGCCGCTAAGTTCGGAGTAGACTTCTCGGTCGCCACTCCCGAAGGCTATGAATGCCTCCCCGCCGCAGTGGAAGGGGCAAGGAAAATTGCCGAAACTACTGGCGCTAAGATAGAAACTCTGCGTGATCCCTTTGAGGCTGTAAAGGGCGCTGATGTGATCTATACTGATGTGTGGGCAAGCATGGGACAGGAAGAGCAGGCGGAGCACCGCAAGGGGATCTTCGCTGAGTATCAGGTTAATGACAGGCTCATAAAAGCCACAGGGAAAAAGACTTACTTCATGCACTGCCTTCCGGCGCACCTCGGCGAAGAGGTCACGGAGGAAGTGTTTGAGTCAGATATATCCGTGGTGTTTGATGAGGCGGAAAACAGACTTCATGCCCAGAAAGCCGTTATGGTTGAGCTGATGGGCGGTAATAAATAA
- a CDS encoding aspartate aminotransferase family protein: MSSLVGNYGRYDVAFVKGNGCFLYDEAGREYLDFGCGISVVSLGHCNPTVTEAIKRQAETLIHTSNLYRNPEQERLGERLSRLSFGGKVFFCNSGAEANEAALKMARIYGNKKYDGLRYKIVTMKNSFHGRTYATLSATGQEKIHKGFEPIADWFIHVPFNDFDAVDKACSKGDVVAVILEPVQGEGGVCSVEKGYLERLRAYCDKKDILLIFDEIQTSMGRMGHIFGYEHFGVKPDILTTAKALGNGVPIGAVIAKPECADYFVPGTHGTTFGGNFLACAAGNAVLDVLTAEGFLASVREKGVYFKERLKAVFGSKAVEVRGTGLMIGVQFHEKSADFVRECMAEGLLVIPAGMETVRIYPPVNIDRENLDKGLAIIEKVLAGGKF, encoded by the coding sequence ATGTCAAGTTTGGTAGGAAATTACGGACGGTATGATGTTGCGTTCGTGAAGGGGAACGGCTGCTTCCTTTATGATGAAGCGGGCAGAGAGTACCTTGATTTCGGCTGCGGAATCAGTGTAGTGAGTCTCGGGCACTGCAACCCGACAGTTACTGAAGCGATAAAGCGACAGGCGGAAACCCTTATCCACACCTCCAACCTTTACCGAAATCCCGAGCAGGAGAGGCTGGGCGAACGTCTCAGCAGGCTTTCATTCGGCGGGAAGGTGTTCTTCTGCAACTCCGGAGCGGAGGCGAACGAAGCCGCGCTGAAAATGGCGAGAATTTACGGCAATAAGAAATACGACGGACTGCGCTATAAGATCGTGACGATGAAAAACTCATTTCACGGCAGAACATACGCAACACTCTCCGCCACAGGTCAGGAGAAGATACATAAGGGTTTCGAGCCCATTGCGGACTGGTTTATCCATGTTCCGTTCAATGACTTTGACGCCGTGGACAAGGCATGTTCAAAAGGTGATGTTGTAGCCGTGATCCTTGAGCCCGTGCAGGGCGAGGGCGGGGTATGCTCCGTTGAGAAGGGGTACCTTGAGCGTCTGCGTGCCTACTGCGATAAAAAGGATATTCTGCTTATCTTTGATGAGATACAGACATCCATGGGCAGAATGGGGCATATCTTCGGATATGAGCATTTCGGCGTTAAGCCCGACATACTCACGACAGCGAAGGCTCTCGGAAACGGAGTGCCCATAGGCGCTGTCATAGCCAAACCCGAATGTGCCGACTACTTTGTTCCCGGAACCCACGGAACCACCTTCGGCGGAAATTTTCTCGCCTGCGCCGCAGGGAATGCGGTGCTTGACGTGCTTACGGCGGAAGGCTTTCTCGCCTCCGTGCGGGAGAAGGGCGTTTACTTCAAGGAGAGGCTTAAGGCTGTCTTCGGCTCAAAGGCAGTTGAGGTGCGCGGAACAGGGCTTATGATAGGTGTTCAGTTTCATGAAAAATCCGCCGACTTCGTGAGGGAGTGCATGGCAGAGGGTCTGCTGGTTATCCCTGCCGGAATGGAAACGGTGAGGATCTACCCGCCCGTTAATATAGACAGAGAAAATCTTGACAAGGGTCTTGCTATTATCGAAAAAGTCCTTGCGGGAGGTAAATTTTGA
- a CDS encoding argininosuccinate synthase, whose translation MSREKIVLAYSGGLDTSVILKWLQLKGYDVVAYVADLGQISDVAPIKEKALSSGAVDFHCLDLKEEFVKDYVFTSIKFNALYEGRYLLGTSLARPIIAKGMVDVAHKTGAKFLSHGATGKGNDQVRFELSAAALDPSLTTITPWRIPEFFNKIKGRQEAMDFAQEHGIPVKATKSQPWSSDDNLMHISFEAGILEDPAARPPKEMFEYSVDPKDAPDKAEAVEIEFEKGTVVKLNGKSLSPANMLVELNKIGGRHGIGRVDMVESRYVGMKSRGVYETPGGTILMAAHRDLEALTLDGAVINLKETLMPRFASLVYNGYWFSSEMDCLKALLEKSQEYVTGTVRLELYKGNVICIGRESKYSMYNMMVVSMDDDKGAYDQTDAAGFIKLHSLPLRAHAARAKK comes from the coding sequence ATGAGCAGAGAAAAAATCGTTCTTGCCTATTCCGGCGGTCTGGATACTTCTGTAATTCTCAAATGGCTTCAGCTTAAAGGCTATGATGTGGTGGCGTATGTCGCCGATCTCGGTCAGATAAGCGATGTGGCACCCATAAAGGAAAAGGCGCTGAGCTCCGGCGCTGTGGACTTCCACTGCCTTGATCTTAAAGAAGAATTTGTAAAGGACTATGTTTTTACTTCAATAAAATTCAATGCTCTGTACGAAGGACGCTACCTTCTCGGAACATCACTCGCCAGACCCATTATAGCCAAAGGCATGGTGGATGTTGCTCATAAAACAGGGGCTAAGTTCCTCTCTCACGGCGCCACAGGCAAAGGAAACGATCAGGTTCGCTTCGAGCTTTCCGCAGCGGCTCTTGACCCTTCGCTCACTACAATCACCCCTTGGAGAATCCCCGAATTCTTCAACAAAATAAAAGGACGTCAGGAAGCAATGGACTTCGCTCAGGAGCACGGCATACCCGTTAAGGCGACAAAAAGCCAGCCTTGGAGCAGCGATGACAACCTCATGCACATCAGCTTTGAAGCGGGCATACTTGAGGATCCGGCGGCAAGACCTCCTAAAGAGATGTTTGAATACTCTGTTGACCCCAAGGACGCCCCTGACAAAGCCGAAGCTGTAGAGATCGAGTTTGAGAAAGGCACAGTCGTTAAGCTCAACGGAAAGTCTCTCAGCCCCGCTAATATGCTTGTTGAGCTTAATAAAATCGGCGGCAGGCACGGTATCGGACGTGTGGACATGGTGGAAAGCAGATATGTGGGCATGAAATCCAGAGGCGTTTATGAAACACCCGGCGGAACAATCCTCATGGCTGCTCACAGAGACCTTGAGGCGCTCACGCTGGACGGCGCTGTTATCAACCTTAAGGAAACTCTCATGCCCCGCTTCGCGAGCCTTGTTTACAACGGCTACTGGTTCTCAAGCGAGATGGACTGCCTTAAGGCGCTCCTTGAAAAATCTCAGGAATATGTGACAGGCACTGTCCGCCTTGAACTCTATAAAGGCAATGTAATCTGCATAGGCAGGGAATCGAAATACTCCATGTACAACATGATGGTTGTCTCCATGGATGACGATAAAGGCGCATACGACCAGACAGACGCCGCAGGCTTCATCAAGCTTCATTCTCTTCCCCTCCGTGCGCACGCCGCAAGAGCGAAGAAGTAA
- a CDS encoding helix-turn-helix domain-containing protein, translating to MKPIRTEEDYKNYLKRTDALMDMPETQENIDELEILSILVEKYEEEQFPINTPDPVEAIKFRMEQMGLTNSDIAPSLGGHNRVSEVLKGKRGLSINMIRKLHKDFNIPYESLIGA from the coding sequence ATGAAACCGATAAGAACAGAAGAAGATTATAAAAACTATTTAAAAAGAACAGATGCCCTCATGGATATGCCTGAAACACAGGAAAATATTGATGAACTTGAAATACTTTCCATCCTTGTTGAGAAATACGAGGAGGAGCAGTTCCCCATAAATACCCCCGACCCCGTTGAGGCAATAAAATTCCGCATGGAGCAGATGGGGCTCACCAACAGTGATATAGCTCCGTCACTTGGCGGACACAACAGAGTCAGCGAAGTTCTGAAAGGAAAAAGAGGGCTGAGTATTAATATGATCAGAAAATTGCATAAAGATTTTAATATCCCGTACGAATCGCTTATAGGGGCGTAA
- a CDS encoding succinate dehydrogenase, hydrophobic membrane anchor protein: protein MNNYKFMGSSNTGTFAWLMQRISGVILILVVLMHFFSMMKGGEYGMMQVVLAPVIAFGLFHTFNGFKMITDDYVSSAGWRGIILGAYWIFGITLAVLAIKVI, encoded by the coding sequence ATGAACAATTACAAATTTATGGGATCAAGCAACACCGGAACCTTTGCGTGGCTTATGCAGAGAATCTCCGGCGTAATACTCATCCTTGTTGTTCTTATGCACTTCTTCTCCATGATGAAGGGCGGAGAATACGGCATGATGCAGGTCGTTCTCGCACCTGTTATCGCCTTCGGTCTTTTCCACACTTTCAACGGATTTAAGATGATTACCGATGATTACGTCTCAAGCGCGGGCTGGAGAGGGATAATCCTCGGCGCATACTGGATATTCGGAATCACTCTTGCGGTTCTGGCGATCAAAGTCATCTGA
- a CDS encoding methyl-accepting chemotaxis protein yields MIKGLSLKQKITGLGIIAITGFILIFISTRVYISKSEFLFSEERTLLETNISALELRRHEKDFLARESMGNVDKFKTEIGKTRTLQDRLKDTSGDDSVRSFGQSLNAYEKSFDEIVALKQKIGLKEDEGLQGSLLSSSQEIENLPAVKASSETQNILLTLRQNEKNFLQRKELIYSEEFDLTYNRLLGAAEKNGINDEKFVRLAESYRNNFLELVQAETKLGLTPETGLMGVMRSSAHTLEDAMDESRKNIEEHIAGESKRNSLMNISLIILISLIVAAFTLTLIINVRKLIDSLRKTTDKLLHFAAISQNAGGTGTGCEITSIINVQNMLTKKTSETMKMVKLSAASVAAASSELSAAAEELSSTFESQNEQMNSAAGAMEEMSSSSQEVLENLRTALEKNNHAIESVEKGQGRLKELLVSNESIQKETIKLSDTITGLTESSREISNILNVINDIADQTNLLALNAAIEAARAGEAGRGFAVVADEVRKLAEKTQLAINQVDSIISRLAKETDEASNNMQIAAKSVEKGTHAAEEMGSVFEEVIDSVNDAGHANSLIGAAVNEQAMTIQSINHNIQVAAKGLEESALAIAEVANTVSDLQRQAADLDSQVEAFNV; encoded by the coding sequence ATGATTAAAGGTCTATCACTTAAACAGAAAATTACCGGTTTGGGAATCATAGCAATAACAGGCTTTATACTTATTTTCATCAGCACCCGAGTGTATATAAGCAAATCAGAATTTCTTTTTTCTGAAGAACGGACCCTGCTGGAGACCAACATCAGCGCACTGGAATTACGCAGGCACGAAAAAGATTTTCTCGCCAGAGAAAGCATGGGGAATGTGGACAAGTTTAAAACAGAAATAGGAAAAACCCGCACGCTGCAGGATAGGCTTAAAGATACGTCAGGCGATGATTCTGTTCGATCATTCGGGCAGTCTCTGAATGCCTATGAAAAATCTTTTGATGAAATTGTTGCTCTTAAACAAAAAATCGGACTGAAAGAAGATGAAGGCTTGCAGGGGAGCCTGCTGAGCTCATCGCAAGAGATAGAAAACCTGCCTGCCGTCAAAGCATCCTCCGAAACTCAGAATATACTCTTAACGCTGCGGCAGAATGAAAAGAACTTTCTGCAAAGAAAGGAACTGATCTACAGCGAAGAATTTGACTTAACTTATAACAGGCTGCTAGGTGCCGCTGAAAAAAACGGTATTAATGATGAAAAATTTGTGCGGCTGGCAGAGTCATACAGAAATAATTTTCTGGAGCTGGTGCAGGCGGAAACAAAGCTTGGTCTGACGCCTGAAACAGGGCTGATGGGAGTAATGAGAAGCAGTGCCCACACGCTGGAAGACGCGATGGATGAAAGCCGGAAAAATATCGAGGAACATATAGCAGGTGAGTCAAAACGCAACTCTCTCATGAACATATCACTCATTATTCTCATATCGCTTATAGTGGCGGCTTTTACTTTGACTTTGATCATAAATGTCAGAAAGCTTATAGATTCTCTCAGGAAAACAACGGATAAACTTCTCCATTTTGCGGCGATTTCGCAGAACGCGGGGGGTACGGGAACAGGCTGCGAAATAACATCAATCATCAATGTTCAGAACATGCTGACGAAGAAAACATCCGAAACGATGAAAATGGTTAAGTTAAGCGCCGCAAGCGTGGCTGCCGCAAGCAGTGAGCTTTCCGCAGCCGCCGAAGAGCTTTCATCCACCTTTGAATCACAGAATGAGCAGATGAACAGCGCGGCGGGAGCCATGGAGGAGATGTCCTCTTCTTCACAGGAGGTTCTTGAAAATCTCCGCACAGCACTGGAGAAAAACAACCACGCGATAGAAAGCGTGGAAAAAGGACAGGGAAGGCTGAAAGAGCTGCTTGTATCCAACGAATCCATTCAAAAGGAAACAATTAAACTTTCAGACACAATAACAGGTCTCACTGAATCTTCACGTGAAATAAGTAATATACTGAATGTAATTAATGACATAGCAGACCAGACAAACCTCCTTGCGCTCAATGCGGCAATTGAGGCAGCCAGAGCGGGAGAAGCCGGTCGGGGCTTTGCGGTGGTTGCGGACGAGGTACGTAAACTTGCCGAAAAAACTCAGCTTGCGATAAATCAGGTGGATTCGATCATATCAAGACTGGCAAAGGAAACGGACGAAGCATCGAATAATATGCAAATTGCAGCAAAAAGCGTTGAGAAAGGCACTCATGCCGCTGAAGAAATGGGCAGCGTTTTTGAGGAAGTGATCGACAGCGTAAACGACGCCGGACATGCCAACAGCCTGATCGGAGCGGCGGTAAATGAACAGGCAATGACCATTCAGTCTATTAACCATAATATACAGGTTGCCGCCAAGGGACTTGAAGAAAGCGCCTTGGCGATTGCAGAAGTCGCAAACACCGTAAGCGACCTGCAAAGGCAGGCAGCTGATCTGGATTCACAGGTGGAAGCTTTCAACGTATAA